Proteins from a single region of Mytilus trossulus isolate FHL-02 chromosome 2, PNRI_Mtr1.1.1.hap1, whole genome shotgun sequence:
- the LOC134705081 gene encoding pancreas transcription factor 1 subunit alpha-like encodes MESLDFGRNIEIFRTDFPVSPYSSFSESLSPISSDYSSCNENDYHKCIKRRKTKYGHIQTYQREAANLRERRRMQSINDAFEGLREHIPTLPYEKRLSKVDTLKLAIGYIGFLAELIKSDIENGDSVSSTSDDSTRKVIIHYHTGLFADDNSIYGGPPLAGHSLSWKDEKKPQLGPNKTFYAKIWTPENPSECKTIGSDEDITHKVDSTVKI; translated from the exons ATGGAAAGTCTAGATTTTGGgagaaatattgaaatatttagaacTGATTTTCCGGTTTCTCCTTACTCATCATTTAGTGAAAGTTTATCACCTATTTCATCTGATTATTCTTCATGTAATGAAAATGACTATCATAAATGTATCAAACGAAGGAAGACTAAGTATGGTCACATTCAAACTTACCAACGGGAAGCCGCCAATTTACGAGAAAGACGCAGAATGCAGTCAATAAATGATGCATTTGAAGGACTTCGGGAACATATACCAACATTACCATACGAGAAAAGACTTTCCAAAGTTGACACTTTAAAATTAGCAATAGGTTACATTGGCTTCCTAGCAGAACTTATAAAGTCAGATATAGAAAACGGTGATAGTGTCTCATCAACATCAGATGACAGTACCAGAAAAGTTATAATTCATTACCATACTG GCTTGTTTGCAGACGACAACTCGATATATGGTGGACCACCTTTAGCTGGACATTCGTTATCTTGGAAAGATGAAAAGAAACCGCAACTTGGACCAAATAAAACGTTCTATGCTAAAATTTGGACACCTGAAAATCCCTCGGAATGTAAGACTATTGGCAGTGATGAAGATATTACACATAAAGTAGATTCGACTGTAAAAATCTAG